In one window of Microbacterium natoriense DNA:
- a CDS encoding DUF222 domain-containing protein: MTSTADALAQVASDLRTVLAGDVLAGLSDAERAEVLRVFGEVARLVDAGVVETVATAAADFGHQFGCRGTNEFLQRALLTDAATASKIIRVSNAMHREISIVSGERLPAAWPQLREALLDGVIGVAGLLAATAPIDRAHTRIGVEERLLVDEHLARYARGCPASEEGSPGDDRSCDGDAADASETRQGPPATPEDLRHAAEYLTAVLDPDGAEPSDHAAQARRRLSVGRLRNGVHPVRGDFTPELVAQLQLIFDAFNNPKVGGAPASAVAFDGGEDVEGDPFNDDAQHRIDTRTSGQKRHDALAAALGIAARHDDMPRLGGAAPTLVVHVDAADLAQGTGWARLPGAEAAVPLSVARHTACTGAIQRVLFDEGRIIGITVTDRVFTVHQRRAIVARDRECLIPGCHVSASWCEIHHVTEHSRGGPTHTDNGVPLCWWHHRSLDTSGWEIRMFGGVPQIRGPAWWDPDRRWRTPRITLESLGLAAARTG; this comes from the coding sequence ATGACCAGCACCGCCGACGCTCTCGCCCAGGTCGCCTCCGACCTGCGTACGGTGCTGGCCGGCGACGTCCTCGCCGGGCTGAGCGACGCCGAACGCGCCGAGGTTCTCCGGGTCTTCGGGGAGGTCGCTCGGCTGGTCGATGCAGGCGTCGTCGAGACGGTCGCCACCGCCGCGGCGGACTTCGGGCACCAGTTCGGATGCCGCGGCACGAACGAGTTCCTCCAGCGGGCGCTGCTGACCGACGCCGCGACCGCGTCGAAGATCATCCGGGTCTCGAACGCGATGCATCGAGAGATCAGCATCGTGTCGGGCGAGCGGCTGCCCGCCGCGTGGCCGCAGCTGCGCGAGGCTCTGCTCGACGGAGTGATCGGGGTCGCAGGTCTGCTCGCGGCCACCGCCCCCATCGACCGGGCGCACACTCGCATCGGTGTCGAGGAGCGGCTGCTCGTCGACGAGCACCTCGCCCGCTACGCCAGGGGCTGCCCGGCCTCCGAAGAGGGGTCTCCGGGCGACGACCGCTCCTGCGACGGCGACGCCGCCGATGCCTCCGAGACGCGACAAGGGCCGCCTGCCACGCCGGAAGACCTGCGGCACGCCGCCGAGTACCTCACGGCGGTGCTCGACCCCGACGGGGCAGAGCCGTCCGATCACGCGGCGCAGGCACGTCGGAGGCTGAGCGTCGGGCGTCTGCGCAACGGTGTGCACCCTGTGCGCGGCGACTTCACGCCCGAACTCGTGGCGCAGCTGCAGCTCATCTTCGACGCGTTCAACAACCCGAAGGTGGGCGGCGCCCCGGCGTCCGCGGTCGCCTTCGACGGCGGCGAGGATGTAGAAGGCGATCCTTTCAACGACGACGCGCAGCATCGGATCGACACCCGCACGTCCGGCCAGAAGCGTCATGACGCGCTCGCCGCGGCGCTCGGCATCGCCGCGCGGCACGATGACATGCCGCGCCTTGGCGGCGCAGCACCCACGCTGGTCGTGCACGTCGATGCCGCCGACCTGGCACAGGGAACGGGGTGGGCACGTCTTCCCGGGGCGGAGGCCGCCGTGCCGCTGTCGGTCGCGCGGCATACGGCATGCACCGGGGCGATCCAACGGGTGCTCTTCGACGAGGGCCGCATCATCGGGATCACGGTCACCGACCGCGTATTCACGGTGCACCAGCGGCGGGCGATCGTCGCCCGCGACCGAGAGTGCCTGATTCCGGGGTGCCACGTCTCGGCTTCGTGGTGCGAGATCCATCACGTGACCGAGCACTCCAGAGGCGGCCCTACGCACACCGACAACGGGGTGCCCCTGTGCTGGTGGCATCACCGCTCTCTCGACACCTCCGGCTGGGAGATACGCATGTTCGGGGGCGTTCCGCAGATCCGGGGTCCTGCCTGGTGGGATCCCGACCGCCGGTGGCGAACCCCGCGCATCACTCTCGAATCGCTCGGACTGGCGGCGGCCCGCACCGGGTGA
- a CDS encoding ATP-dependent Clp protease ATP-binding subunit has protein sequence MATPQTEEQQSALEQFGINLTDRARQGKLDPVIGRDSEIRRVSQVLTRRTKNNPVLIGEPGVGKTAVVEGLAQRIVAGDVAESLKDKELVSLDISALVAGAMYRGQFEERLKSVLKEITESDGRIITFIDELHVLMGAGGGEGSVAASNMLKPMLARGELRMIGATTLNEYREFIEKDAALERRFQQVYVGEPSVEDTIAILRGLKGRYEAHHGVTISDSALVAAAALSNRYLPARQLPDKAIDLIDESMSRLKMEIDSSPVEIDQLKRQVDRMKLEELALKREKDAASKERLGVLREQLVGMEKQLAELEARWARERQGLNRVGELKKQLDDAITQRDLAMRNADYTKASKLEYETIKRLERDIAEAEQAEATASTEPRMVNEQVTDEDIAAVIAAWTGIPVGRLLQGESEKLLHLESELGKRLIGQKEAVKAVSDAVRRSRAGISDPGRPTGSFLFLGPTGVGKTELAKALAEFLFDDEHAMVRIDMSEYGEKHSVSRLVGAPPGYIGYEQGGQLTEAVRRRPYSVILLDEVEKAHPEVFDVLLQVLDDGRLTDGQGRTVDFTNVILILTSNLGSPILIDPTLSVDDKREQVMVLVRQVFRPEFLNRLDDIVMFSSLSEDDLAQIVELTIDALQKRLHDRRLSLAVTPDARSWLAERGYDPLFGARPLRRLIQSEVQNKLATALLSGGVHDGDTVRVDIAADGAGLVLTAEKAEQVPGSTDDDVIEAELLDE, from the coding sequence ATGGCCACGCCTCAGACCGAAGAACAGCAATCCGCACTCGAGCAGTTCGGCATAAACCTCACCGATCGCGCCCGGCAGGGCAAGCTCGACCCCGTGATCGGCCGAGACAGCGAGATCCGCCGCGTCAGCCAGGTGCTGACCCGGCGCACCAAGAACAACCCGGTGCTCATCGGCGAGCCGGGCGTCGGCAAGACCGCCGTGGTCGAGGGCCTCGCGCAGCGCATCGTCGCGGGCGACGTCGCCGAGTCGCTCAAGGACAAGGAGCTGGTCTCGCTCGACATCTCCGCTCTCGTGGCGGGTGCGATGTACCGCGGTCAGTTCGAGGAGCGTCTGAAGAGCGTCCTGAAGGAGATCACCGAGTCCGACGGGCGGATCATCACCTTCATCGACGAGCTGCACGTCCTGATGGGCGCCGGCGGCGGGGAGGGCTCGGTCGCGGCATCCAACATGCTCAAACCGATGCTGGCCCGCGGAGAGCTGCGCATGATCGGCGCGACCACCCTCAACGAGTACCGGGAGTTCATCGAGAAGGATGCGGCGCTCGAGCGCCGATTCCAGCAGGTGTACGTCGGCGAGCCGTCGGTCGAAGACACGATCGCGATCCTGCGCGGACTCAAGGGCCGCTACGAGGCGCATCACGGGGTGACGATCTCCGACAGCGCACTGGTCGCGGCCGCCGCTCTGTCGAACCGCTACCTGCCCGCGCGGCAGCTGCCCGACAAGGCGATCGACCTGATCGACGAGTCGATGTCTCGGCTCAAGATGGAGATCGACTCCTCGCCGGTGGAGATCGACCAGCTCAAGCGCCAGGTCGACCGGATGAAGCTCGAGGAGCTCGCTCTCAAGCGCGAGAAGGACGCCGCGTCCAAGGAGCGCCTCGGCGTTCTGCGAGAGCAGCTGGTCGGCATGGAGAAGCAGCTGGCAGAGCTCGAGGCCCGCTGGGCTCGCGAGCGTCAGGGGCTCAACCGGGTCGGCGAGCTGAAGAAGCAGCTCGACGACGCGATCACGCAGCGCGACCTCGCGATGCGCAACGCCGACTACACGAAGGCGTCGAAGCTCGAATACGAGACCATCAAGCGCCTCGAGCGCGACATCGCCGAGGCCGAGCAGGCCGAGGCGACCGCATCGACCGAGCCCCGCATGGTCAACGAGCAGGTCACCGACGAGGACATCGCCGCCGTGATCGCGGCGTGGACCGGCATCCCCGTCGGCCGCCTCCTGCAGGGCGAGAGCGAGAAGCTGCTGCACCTCGAGTCCGAGCTGGGCAAGCGACTGATCGGACAGAAGGAAGCCGTGAAGGCGGTGTCGGATGCGGTGCGCCGCTCGCGCGCCGGCATCAGCGATCCCGGTCGTCCGACCGGTTCGTTCCTGTTCCTCGGTCCGACCGGGGTGGGAAAGACCGAGCTGGCCAAGGCGCTCGCCGAGTTCCTGTTCGACGACGAGCACGCGATGGTCCGCATCGACATGTCGGAGTACGGCGAGAAGCACTCGGTCTCGCGCCTGGTCGGAGCGCCCCCTGGATACATCGGCTACGAGCAGGGCGGCCAGCTCACCGAAGCCGTCCGTCGTCGCCCGTACAGCGTGATCCTGCTCGACGAGGTCGAGAAGGCGCACCCCGAGGTGTTCGACGTGCTGCTGCAGGTGCTCGACGACGGCCGTCTCACAGACGGCCAGGGCCGGACGGTCGACTTCACGAACGTCATCCTGATCCTCACCTCGAACCTCGGCTCGCCGATCCTGATCGATCCGACGCTGTCGGTGGACGACAAGCGCGAGCAGGTCATGGTGCTCGTGCGCCAGGTCTTCCGCCCCGAGTTCCTGAACCGTCTCGACGACATCGTGATGTTCTCCTCGCTCAGCGAAGACGACCTCGCGCAGATCGTCGAGCTCACGATCGACGCGCTGCAGAAGCGGCTGCATGACCGCAGGCTCTCGCTCGCCGTCACGCCCGACGCGCGGTCGTGGCTCGCCGAGCGCGGCTACGACCCCTTGTTCGGTGCTCGCCCGCTGCGCCGGCTCATCCAGAGCGAGGTGCAGAACAAGCTGGCGACCGCGCTGCTGTCGGGCGGCGTGCACGACGGCGACACGGTGCGAGTCGACATCGCGGCAGATGGCGCGGGGCTCGTCCTCACCGCCGAGAAGGCCGAACAGGTGCCGGGTTCGACCGATGACGACGTGATCGAGGCCGAGCTGCTCGACGAGTGA
- a CDS encoding ATP-binding protein has product MAHDDEFLAVIAAEVAQDPQNIALREDFITLLLERDADQAATEIDAFEAHGGDPARARVLRARVMAARLRSGKANTAPSDTPRAAAEPDSARVPEPEAPSRAPVAADDDAATGDRIEQPGLWDAERPQVTLADVAGLAEVKQHLDSTFLAPLRNPALAAAFGQKPGGSLLMYGPPGCGKTFIAKAIAGDLGASFIHVTLADLLSAWIGESERAIQSVFRDARAAAPCVIFFDEFDALGGRRASGGGGSQSMRMIVTQLLEELDGVTSENDGVYFLAATNRPWDIDPALRRPGRIDKTVLVLPPDAVARAAILQGDLDGKPQDDVDVIAVAAATEGFSGADIAQVAKHALQRSLTASMAAGAIVPVTTEGLLESAASITPSTTSWFDQVAPVLEYGVDDGTFDQLRAYRVKQGMR; this is encoded by the coding sequence ATGGCGCACGACGACGAGTTTCTCGCGGTGATCGCTGCCGAGGTCGCGCAGGATCCGCAGAACATCGCGCTGCGGGAGGACTTCATAACCCTGCTGCTGGAACGAGATGCGGATCAGGCGGCGACCGAGATCGACGCCTTCGAGGCGCACGGCGGCGACCCCGCCCGCGCCCGCGTGCTCCGGGCGCGCGTGATGGCCGCACGGCTGCGCAGCGGAAAGGCGAACACCGCGCCATCAGACACGCCGCGTGCGGCCGCGGAACCGGACTCGGCGCGGGTCCCCGAGCCGGAGGCGCCATCGCGAGCCCCGGTCGCGGCGGACGACGACGCTGCGACCGGGGATCGGATCGAGCAGCCCGGCTTGTGGGATGCGGAGCGCCCGCAGGTGACCCTCGCCGACGTGGCCGGTCTCGCCGAGGTCAAGCAGCACCTCGACTCGACGTTCCTCGCCCCGCTGCGCAACCCTGCGCTCGCGGCGGCGTTCGGGCAGAAGCCGGGCGGGTCGCTCCTGATGTACGGTCCGCCCGGCTGCGGGAAGACGTTCATCGCTAAGGCGATCGCCGGCGACCTCGGCGCCTCCTTCATCCACGTCACCCTCGCTGACCTGCTCAGCGCCTGGATCGGCGAGAGCGAGAGGGCGATCCAGAGCGTGTTCCGCGATGCCAGAGCAGCCGCGCCATGCGTGATCTTCTTCGACGAGTTCGACGCTCTCGGAGGACGCCGGGCATCGGGCGGCGGCGGATCGCAGTCGATGCGGATGATCGTGACCCAGCTGCTCGAAGAGCTCGACGGCGTGACGAGTGAGAACGACGGGGTCTACTTCCTCGCCGCGACGAACCGGCCGTGGGACATCGACCCCGCCCTGCGTCGCCCCGGTCGCATCGACAAGACCGTGCTCGTGCTGCCGCCGGATGCGGTCGCCCGCGCCGCGATCCTGCAGGGCGACCTCGACGGCAAGCCGCAGGACGACGTCGATGTCATCGCCGTCGCCGCTGCGACCGAGGGGTTCTCGGGAGCCGACATCGCCCAGGTCGCGAAGCACGCGCTGCAGCGCTCGCTCACCGCGTCGATGGCGGCGGGAGCGATCGTCCCCGTCACCACCGAGGGCCTGCTCGAGTCCGCGGCGAGCATCACTCCCTCCACCACGAGCTGGTTCGACCAGGTGGCCCCCGTGCTCGAATACGGCGTCGACGACGGCACCTTCGACCAGCTGCGCGCCTACCGGGTCAAGCAGGGCATGCGGTGA
- a CDS encoding tetratricopeptide repeat protein, whose translation MTHHDDRDNLEQVAIVRDRDLALELLGAQPTNRRIATLAHSVLAREPRFTGTYLILALHHQARGELDDARRELRQLIGVQDGYRLTAVRILRDLEYENRRFDEALRLAEHAMQGGEEVEWLDLMMLGAATVFTGSRTAGWDLMDEAVVWTGRVDPTLIPKVLAKRALLFLSTGAPPERFLPAAEAAIAASPWERLLSIALAYAYLYDYRAADARDLFQRVLREDPTDTVAQGGMIMARGFLEPIERGDATMDQLREAGMGEMAWRIMHEQIFDLDIEHALAALSRVLPRALVRALRGPLRRKKLEATEGNRSLLGWHDGQDPGTGDAWGLGEPVRLLSGAEVDAMAAAAQDPGAWPAWSEDDAFVPIATDDAGSYFFEGYASRLYRRTVGGSDVEVAPSLADWVWDRVVDFGGEEPRPGRAPRG comes from the coding sequence GTGACACACCACGACGACCGCGACAACCTCGAGCAGGTCGCCATCGTCCGAGACCGCGACCTCGCCCTCGAGCTGCTCGGCGCGCAGCCGACCAACCGCAGGATCGCCACCCTGGCCCACAGCGTCCTCGCACGCGAACCCCGCTTCACCGGCACCTACCTCATCCTCGCCCTTCATCACCAGGCACGAGGCGAGCTCGATGACGCGCGTCGAGAGCTGCGTCAGCTCATCGGCGTTCAGGACGGCTACCGCCTCACTGCGGTCCGCATCCTCCGCGACCTCGAGTACGAGAACCGGAGATTCGACGAGGCCCTCCGGCTCGCCGAGCACGCGATGCAGGGCGGGGAAGAGGTCGAGTGGCTCGACCTGATGATGCTCGGCGCCGCGACCGTGTTCACCGGCAGCCGCACCGCCGGCTGGGACCTCATGGACGAGGCGGTGGTGTGGACGGGTCGAGTCGATCCCACCCTCATTCCGAAGGTCCTCGCCAAGCGGGCGCTGCTGTTCCTCTCGACCGGGGCGCCGCCCGAGCGCTTCCTCCCGGCCGCCGAGGCGGCGATCGCTGCGAGCCCGTGGGAGAGGCTGCTCTCGATCGCCCTGGCGTACGCCTATCTGTACGACTACCGCGCGGCGGACGCGCGCGACCTGTTCCAGCGCGTGCTCCGCGAGGACCCGACCGACACCGTCGCGCAGGGCGGCATGATCATGGCGCGCGGTTTCCTCGAACCGATCGAGCGCGGCGACGCGACGATGGACCAGCTCCGCGAGGCGGGCATGGGAGAGATGGCCTGGCGGATCATGCACGAGCAGATCTTCGATCTCGACATCGAGCACGCGCTGGCCGCGCTGAGCCGCGTGCTGCCGCGCGCGCTCGTACGGGCACTGCGCGGCCCCCTGCGCAGGAAGAAGCTCGAGGCCACGGAGGGAAACCGCTCCCTCCTCGGCTGGCATGACGGTCAAGACCCCGGCACCGGCGACGCCTGGGGGCTCGGCGAACCGGTTCGGCTGCTCTCGGGCGCCGAGGTCGACGCGATGGCGGCCGCCGCTCAGGACCCAGGCGCCTGGCCGGCGTGGTCCGAGGACGACGCCTTCGTCCCGATCGCGACCGACGACGCGGGCTCGTACTTCTTCGAGGGGTACGCCTCGCGCCTGTACCGCCGGACGGTCGGCGGCTCGGATGTCGAGGTCGCCCCCAGCCTCGCCGACTGGGTCTGGGATCGCGTCGTCGACTTCGGCGGCGAGGAGCCGCGACCAGGAAGGGCGCCGAGAGGATGA
- a CDS encoding tetratricopeptide repeat protein, with protein sequence MNTTTNDERSAIEHDRDLAWELWDAQPTHPRIPELAHSVLAREPSFTGMIVLIALHREACGEIDEARRLLRDLIGRRDRQYLNAVKKLRDLEMSDGDFAEALRLCEIVLREQPDADWIEHMELGSALAYTGRAEEGWRRIDEAVGIAAAQGAQEHAIALGQRATRLFATAADPERLLPAAEEAYAADPTEYLLAVTLGYAYLNTYRPDEALDLFQRALREDPTFELAQNGVKVTRGFLEPIRTGAATMDTMREMQMGEYVWRRFVAKAFGADLADALVALDEVMPETLAATLRPPLDQAAAVASGGQDTIFAWHDGQEAGTGDLWGPGERFRLMTGAEVAEMNDGVEQDPAAWGDWDDKPDYFWVIFTDDAGDYLLEGLGGKLYRRSPGVPDVEVAPSPAEWIWDRVAAFGGRDPRPGRSRRTAG encoded by the coding sequence ATGAACACGACGACGAACGACGAACGATCGGCCATCGAGCACGACCGTGACCTCGCGTGGGAGCTCTGGGATGCGCAGCCGACCCATCCGCGCATCCCCGAGCTCGCGCACAGCGTGCTCGCCCGCGAGCCCTCGTTCACCGGCATGATCGTGCTCATCGCTCTGCACCGCGAGGCGTGCGGCGAGATCGACGAGGCGAGACGCCTGCTTCGAGACCTCATCGGGCGGCGGGACCGCCAGTATCTGAACGCGGTGAAGAAGCTCCGCGACCTCGAGATGTCCGACGGCGACTTCGCCGAGGCTCTCCGGCTCTGCGAGATCGTGCTGCGCGAGCAGCCGGATGCCGATTGGATCGAGCACATGGAGCTCGGCAGCGCCCTGGCGTACACCGGCCGCGCCGAGGAAGGCTGGCGCCGCATCGACGAGGCGGTGGGGATCGCCGCGGCGCAGGGCGCGCAGGAGCATGCCATCGCGCTGGGACAGCGCGCCACACGACTCTTCGCCACGGCGGCTGACCCCGAGCGCCTCCTGCCCGCCGCGGAGGAGGCGTACGCCGCAGATCCGACGGAGTACCTGCTCGCGGTGACGCTCGGCTACGCATACCTGAACACCTATCGGCCAGACGAGGCGCTCGATCTGTTCCAGCGAGCGCTGCGCGAGGACCCGACCTTCGAACTCGCGCAGAACGGCGTCAAGGTCACGAGAGGCTTCCTCGAGCCGATCCGCACCGGCGCCGCGACGATGGACACGATGCGCGAGATGCAGATGGGGGAATACGTCTGGCGACGCTTCGTGGCGAAGGCCTTCGGCGCCGATCTCGCGGATGCGCTCGTCGCGCTCGACGAGGTGATGCCCGAGACTCTGGCGGCGACTCTGCGCCCGCCGCTCGACCAGGCTGCCGCCGTCGCATCGGGCGGCCAGGACACGATCTTCGCCTGGCATGACGGCCAGGAGGCCGGAACCGGCGATCTCTGGGGCCCCGGGGAGCGCTTCCGGCTGATGACCGGCGCCGAGGTGGCCGAGATGAATGACGGGGTCGAGCAGGACCCCGCCGCCTGGGGCGACTGGGACGACAAGCCCGACTATTTCTGGGTGATCTTCACGGACGATGCCGGCGACTACCTCCTCGAGGGGCTCGGAGGAAAGCTGTATCGTCGTTCGCCCGGGGTGCCCGACGTCGAGGTCGCGCCGAGTCCGGCGGAATGGATCTGGGATCGCGTCGCCGCTTTCGGCGGTCGCGATCCCCGCCCGGGTCGCAGTCGACGCACAGCCGGCTGA
- the allB gene encoding allantoinase AllB: MSQEFEQQDAGQASLDPTGEHYDLVIRGERVLTSAGIRPREVGVRGGVIVAMQPLGNNLNGGEVIELAADETLIPGLVDTHVHVNEPGRTEWEGFASATRAAAAGGVTTIVDMPLNSIPPTVSVEALNVKREAAKGQTHVDVGFWGGAVPGNTADLRPLHDAGVFGFKCFLLHSGVDEFPPLDADELEKDMRELSNFDSVMIVHAEDSRAIDRAPQPEGDDYSKFLASRPRGAENLAIAEVIERARWTGARAHILHLSSSDALAMLRTAKHDGLKITVETCPHYLTLTAEEIPHGATQFKCCPPIREAGNRELLWQGLEDGTIDFIVSDHSPSTLDLKDLENGDFAVAWGGVASLQLGLSLIWTEARQRGLSLETVVSWMSERPAQFAGLTGKGRIAPGYDADFSVFAADDAYVVDVEKLHHKNHLTPYHGKALAGVVRTTYLHGEVIDFETPRGRLLRRGMTDSE; encoded by the coding sequence ATGTCGCAGGAGTTCGAACAGCAGGATGCCGGACAGGCCTCGCTCGACCCGACGGGGGAGCACTACGACCTCGTGATCCGCGGGGAGCGCGTGCTCACCTCTGCCGGCATCCGGCCTCGCGAGGTCGGCGTCCGCGGTGGCGTCATCGTCGCGATGCAGCCGCTCGGCAACAACCTGAACGGCGGAGAGGTCATCGAACTCGCCGCCGATGAGACCTTGATCCCCGGCCTCGTCGACACGCACGTGCACGTCAACGAGCCCGGTCGCACCGAGTGGGAGGGCTTCGCCTCCGCCACCCGCGCCGCCGCGGCCGGCGGAGTCACGACCATCGTCGACATGCCGCTGAACAGCATCCCGCCCACCGTCAGCGTCGAGGCGCTGAACGTCAAGCGCGAGGCCGCCAAGGGGCAGACGCATGTCGACGTCGGCTTCTGGGGCGGGGCGGTGCCGGGAAACACGGCCGACCTGAGACCCCTGCACGACGCCGGTGTCTTCGGCTTCAAGTGCTTCCTGCTGCACTCGGGCGTCGACGAGTTCCCGCCGCTCGACGCGGACGAGCTCGAGAAGGACATGCGCGAGCTCTCGAACTTCGACTCGGTCATGATCGTGCACGCCGAAGACTCCCGGGCGATCGACCGCGCTCCGCAGCCCGAAGGCGACGACTACAGCAAGTTCCTCGCCTCGCGTCCGAGGGGAGCTGAGAACCTGGCGATCGCCGAGGTCATCGAGCGTGCTCGCTGGACGGGCGCCCGCGCGCACATCCTCCACCTGTCGTCATCCGACGCCCTGGCCATGCTCCGCACCGCCAAGCACGACGGGCTGAAGATCACGGTCGAGACGTGCCCGCACTACCTGACGCTCACGGCCGAGGAGATCCCGCACGGGGCCACCCAGTTCAAGTGCTGCCCGCCGATCCGCGAGGCCGGAAACCGCGAGCTGTTGTGGCAGGGACTCGAAGACGGCACGATCGACTTCATCGTCTCGGACCACTCGCCGTCGACGCTCGACCTCAAGGACCTCGAGAACGGCGACTTCGCCGTGGCCTGGGGTGGTGTCGCCTCGCTGCAGCTCGGTCTGTCGCTGATCTGGACCGAGGCGCGTCAGCGCGGACTGTCTCTCGAGACGGTCGTGTCGTGGATGAGCGAGCGCCCCGCGCAGTTCGCCGGCCTCACCGGAAAGGGGCGCATCGCGCCCGGCTACGATGCCGACTTCTCGGTGTTCGCGGCCGACGACGCCTACGTGGTCGACGTGGAGAAGCTTCACCACAAGAACCACCTGACGCCCTATCACGGCAAGGCGCTGGCCGGCGTCGTGCGCACGACGTACCTGCACGGCGAAGTCATCGACTTCGAGACCCCGCGCGGACGCCTGCTGCGCCGGGGCATGACCGACTCGGAGTGA
- a CDS encoding aspartate/glutamate racemase family protein: MRILVANVNTTQTMTDGIAEAARAVAAPGTEIIGLTPDFGAESCEGNFESYLAAIAVMDKVVKYEGQYDAVIQAGYGEHGREGLQELLTVPVVDITDAAASTAMYLGRSYSVVTTLDRAVPLIEDRLILAGLHDRCASVRSSGLGVLELESDPERAIQAIAAEAQRAVEIDRAEVIVLGCGGMAELKQRVVELCGVPVVDGVQAAVAVAEGLVRLGLTTSKVRTYAQPRPKRITGFGTRTR, from the coding sequence ATGCGCATCCTCGTCGCGAACGTGAACACCACCCAGACGATGACCGATGGCATCGCCGAGGCCGCTCGAGCTGTGGCCGCGCCCGGCACCGAGATCATCGGGCTCACCCCCGACTTCGGCGCCGAGTCCTGCGAGGGCAACTTCGAGAGCTATCTCGCGGCGATCGCCGTGATGGACAAGGTGGTCAAGTACGAGGGCCAATACGACGCGGTCATCCAGGCCGGGTACGGGGAGCACGGGCGTGAGGGCCTGCAGGAGCTGCTCACGGTGCCCGTCGTGGACATCACGGATGCCGCGGCATCCACCGCGATGTACCTCGGACGCTCCTACTCCGTCGTCACGACCCTCGATCGCGCAGTGCCCCTGATCGAGGACCGGCTGATCCTCGCCGGCCTCCACGATCGGTGCGCATCCGTGCGCTCCTCAGGTCTCGGTGTGCTGGAGCTCGAGTCCGATCCCGAACGGGCGATCCAGGCGATCGCGGCCGAGGCTCAGCGCGCGGTCGAGATCGATCGCGCCGAGGTCATCGTCCTCGGCTGCGGAGGCATGGCCGAGCTGAAACAGCGCGTCGTCGAGCTGTGCGGCGTTCCCGTCGTCGACGGGGTGCAGGCCGCGGTCGCGGTCGCCGAGGGACTCGTGCGGCTGGGGCTGACCACCTCGAAGGTGCGCACCTACGCACAGCCTCGCCCGAAGCGGATCACCGGCTTCGGAACCCGCACGCGCTGA